The Salvia miltiorrhiza cultivar Shanhuang (shh) chromosome 1, IMPLAD_Smil_shh, whole genome shotgun sequence genome has a window encoding:
- the LOC131000094 gene encoding uncharacterized protein LOC131000094 yields the protein MKAMSRSSTFLGSPVLLPPPAATVSRRTVKMSGTTNPITTLTRLLWGQSLPPNLLVSTARSAWSGAWHLMMSQLAPSDSGGRYTRPTSPFRLADPSSLPRHTLHLYVGLPCPWAHRTLIVRALKGLHAAVPVSVAAPGADGLWEFSAAAAETGVVAPGLDRANGCRTLKEVYNLRRGGYGGRSTVPMLWDGSSKEVVCNESYDIIELFNSGLNDVARNPDLDLAPPALKKEIDRWNKIIYPSVNNGVYRCGFAQSQEAYDIAANELFSTLEMVEEHLGGNRYLCGDTLTLADVCLFTTLIRFDLVYNVLFKCTKKKLVEYQNLHGYMRDIYQISGVAETCNFGAIMDGYYKTLFPLNPSSIRPAIPAACERQALAKPHDRDLL from the exons ATGAAAGCAATGTCCCGCAGCTCAACATTCCTCGGCTCCCCAGTCCTCCTCCCGCCGCCGGCCGCCACTGTCAGCCGCCGCACAGTAAAAATGTCGGGCACCACCAACCCCATCACAACCCTGACCAGACTCCTGTGGGGCCAATCCCTACCCCCCAACCTCCTGGTGTCGACCGCCCGGTCCGCCTGGTCCGGCGCCTGGCACCTCATGATGTCCCAGCTCGCGCCGTCCGACTCCGGCGGCCGCTACACCCGCCCCACCTCCCCCTTCCGCCTGGCCGACCCCTCCTCCCTCCCCCGCCACACCCTCCACCTCTACGTGGGCCTCCCCTGCCCCTGGGCCCACCGCACCCTCATCGTCCGCGCCCTCAAAGGCCTCCACGCCGCCGTCCCCGTCTCCGTGGCCGCCCCCGGCGCCGACGGTTTATGGGAATTTTCGGCCGCCGCCGCTGAGACGGGCGTGGTGGCCCCAGGTTTGGATAGGGCGAATGGGTGCAGAACTCTAAAGGAGGTGTACAATCTGCGGCGCGGCGGGTACGGCGGCAGGTCGACGGTGCCGATGCTGTGGGACGGCAGTAGCAAGGAGGTGGTTTGCAATGAGAGCTACGATATCATCGAGTTGTTTAATTCCGGGTTGAACGACGTGGCCCGGAATCCGGATTTGGATCTTGCTCCTCCGGCCTTGAAGAAAGAGATTGATCGGTGGAACAAGATTATCTATCCCAGCGTCAACAATGGAGTTTATAG GTGTGGATTCGCTCAGAGCCAAGAAGCGTATGACATTGCAGCAAATGAGTTGTTCAGtacattggagatggtggaggagCATTTGGGAGGCAACAGATACCTGTGTGGGGACACACTTACTCTTGCAGATGTGTGTCTCTTCACCACGTTGATCAGATTCGACCTCGTTTACAACGTGCTCTTCAAGTGCACCAAGAAGAAGCTTGTCGAGTATCAAAACCTCCATGGATACATGAGGGACATTTACCAG ATTAGTGGAGTTGCAGAAACCTGCAATTTTGGAGCAATAATGGATGGATACTATAAAACCCTCTTCCCGCTGAATCCCAGCAGCATTCGACCTGCCATTCCTGCAGCATGTGAACGTCAAGCGCTAGCCAAGCCTCATGACAGAGACTTGTTATAG
- the LOC131000113 gene encoding uncharacterized protein LOC131000113 isoform X2, protein MPLVIRKDEPTELPNSCPSEVNASQGLVASPQPSAENESTDPQLLSKIKRKQPIFPESLVAREVCDPWQPNSVTSPSHAAKLRDRGNQLLCPQTSTGEKSSLPHSSPQATCNKQWKIVRGSVPVPKQKRVSNFPLIIPKEGPVTDDMPQSVLPIAVIDPDDRGAGEL, encoded by the exons ATGCCCCTGGTCATCCGTAAAGATGAACCAACTGAACTACCTAATTCATGTCCCTCAGAGGTAAATGCATCTCAAGGCTTGGTGGCATCACCTCAGCCCAGTGCTGAAAACGAAAGCACTGATCCTCAGTTACTTAGTAAGATAAAAAGAAAGCAACCTATTTTTCCTGAATCCTTGGTTGCCCGCGAGGTATGTGACCCCTGGCAGCCTAATAGCGTCACAAGTCCTTCTCATGCTGCGAAGCTCAGAGACAGAGGAAATCAATTACTATGTCCTCAAACATCAACTGGGGAAAAGAGTTCATTGCCTCATAGTTCTCCCCAGGCTACTTGTAATAAACAGTGGAAGATTGTACGTGGTAGTGTTCCGGTTCCCAAACAGAAGCGTGTTTCAAATTTTCCATTGATTATTCCTAAAGAAGGGCCTGTTACAGATGACATGCCACAGTCCGTGCTTCCTATTGCTGTCATTGATCCAG ATGATCGTGGTGCTGGTGAACTGTAG
- the LOC131000113 gene encoding probable inactive histone-lysine N-methyltransferase SUVR2 isoform X1, with translation MPLVIRKDEPTELPNSCPSEVNASQGLVASPQPSAENESTDPQLLSKIKRKQPIFPESLVAREVCDPWQPNSVTSPSHAAKLRDRGNQLLCPQTSTGEKSSLPHSSPQATCNKQWKIVRGSVPVPKQKRVSNFPLIIPKEGPVTDDMPQSVLPIAVIDPEPSIKGGASDQNGTSELSYLEPSDLPSLSENEINEGTDIPHEARTNGELKLVSSQFASNLEIASSPLGEVKISLSCNLAHVRPDCHIMPSLETVLQLVEDKCLRSYNILDPNFSVMSIM, from the exons ATGCCCCTGGTCATCCGTAAAGATGAACCAACTGAACTACCTAATTCATGTCCCTCAGAGGTAAATGCATCTCAAGGCTTGGTGGCATCACCTCAGCCCAGTGCTGAAAACGAAAGCACTGATCCTCAGTTACTTAGTAAGATAAAAAGAAAGCAACCTATTTTTCCTGAATCCTTGGTTGCCCGCGAGGTATGTGACCCCTGGCAGCCTAATAGCGTCACAAGTCCTTCTCATGCTGCGAAGCTCAGAGACAGAGGAAATCAATTACTATGTCCTCAAACATCAACTGGGGAAAAGAGTTCATTGCCTCATAGTTCTCCCCAGGCTACTTGTAATAAACAGTGGAAGATTGTACGTGGTAGTGTTCCGGTTCCCAAACAGAAGCGTGTTTCAAATTTTCCATTGATTATTCCTAAAGAAGGGCCTGTTACAGATGACATGCCACAGTCCGTGCTTCCTATTGCTGTCATTGATCCAG AGCCATCTATCAAAGGAGGTGCATCTGATCAGAATGGTACTAGTGAACTGTCTTATCTTGAGCCCTCGGATTTACCATCCCTAAGTGAAAATGAAATAAACGAGGGAACTGACATTCCACATGAAGCAAGAACAAATGGTGAGCTTAAACTGGTGTCAAGTCAATTTGCTTCTAACCTAGAGATTGCTTCCTCGCCTTTGGGGGAGGTGAAAATTTCCTTAAGCTGCAACTTGGCTCATGTAAGGCCTGATTGCCATATCATGCCTAGTCTTGAAACAGTTCTACAATTGGTGGAGGATAAATGCCTCAGATCATATAACATTTTGGACCCAAACTTTTCCGTGATGAGTATTATGTAA
- the LOC131000043 gene encoding protein PHOSPHATE STARVATION RESPONSE 1-like isoform X2 — protein sequence MGTKPALSVQTPSAGQLVNCGASGALSSSLSVLSTPQEGNYPNFSDSHQSSLERRVFIQHPPPVISPLPSNNGVAGHMFSSSSGFSSNLHFSSVPQQDKHPTQSPFISQSTNSGSANLVQHSPGSGFLQSTASSNSNKDDMNAWSTDALPDFFDFQNSQPDDSKKISAGVLSDLGKSGEWQDWADDLITDNDPLTSDWNEILADASTVDPELKSTCMPTQPHVSQQPLATHIETSSAAGHSSSANSAQAKQRMRWTPELHEAFVEAVNKLGGSERATPKGVLKIMKVESLTIYHVKSHLQKYRTARFKPDSTEESLERKTTSIEELSSLDLKTGIEITEALRLQMEVQKRLHEQLEIQRNLQLRIEEQGKYLQMMFEKQCKSGPEWVKGASSASEDPFKELKDAYQNSPTKDNSGVEADKSSTGGDLANLPSGSGEDGQVVGEKQKLSKTEVLENSNAELEEQPSKRAKVQD from the exons ATGGGAACAAAACCAGCTTTATCTGTTCAAACACCAAGTGCTGGGCAACTGGTTAACTGTGGGGCATCTGGAGCTTTATCTTCTTCTTTGTCTGTGCTTTCGACTCCTCAAGAGGGAAACTACCCCAACTTTTCAGACTCCCATCAGAGTTCCTTGGAGAGGAGGGTATTCATTCAGCATCCTCCACCTGTCATTTCACCATTGCCTTCCAACAACGGGGTTGCTGGACATATGTTTTCTTCATCTTCAGGATTTTCTAGTAACCTTCATTTTTCATCTGTTCCCCAACAAGACAAACATCCAACACAATCCCCTTTCATTTCTCAATCAACAAATAGTGGCTCTGCCAATTTAGTGCAGCATTCTCCTGGCTCTGGATTTCTCCAATCGACCGCATCAAGCAACTCTAACAAAGATGATATGAACGCTTGGAGTACAGATGCTCTACCTGACTTTTTTGATTTTCAGAATAGTCAACCTGATGATAGTAAAAAAATTTCTGCTGGGGTACTGTCCGATCTTGGTAAATCAGGTGAGTGGCAAGATTGGGCTGATGATCTCATTACTGATAATGATCCTTTGACTTCTGATTGGAATGAGATTCTTGCTGATGCAAGTACTGTGGATCCAGAGCTAAAG TCAACATGTATGCCAACACAACCCCATGTATCCCAGCAGCCTCTTGCTACACATATAGAAACTAGCAGCGCGGCTGGGCATTCATCCTCCGCAAACTCCGCTCAAGCCAAGCAGCGTATGCGTTGGACTCCCGAACTTCATGAGGCCTTTGTGGAGGCAGTCAACAAACTTGGTGGAAGTGAAA GGGCTACTCCCAAGGGTGTCCTGAAAATAATGAAAGTTGAGAGCTTGACAATCTATCATGTTAAAAGCCATCTGCAG AAGTACCGTACAGCTAGATTTAAACCTGACAGCACAGAAG AATCTTTGGAGAGAAAAACAACTTCAATTGAAGAACTTTCATCtcttgatttaaaaac GGGTATTGAGATCACTGAAGCTCTGCGATTACAGATGGAAGTACAAAAGAGGCTACATGAACAACTTGAG ATCCAAAGAAATCTACAGCTGCGAATTGAAGAACAAGGAAAATACCTTCAGATGATGTTTGAGAAGCAGTGCAAATCAGGGCCGGAGTGGGTCAAGGGGGCTTCATCTGCCAGCGAGGACCCTTTCAAAGAGCTAAAGGATGCATATCAAAATTCACCTACTAAAGATAATTCAGGAGTTGAAGCTGATAAAAGTAGTACGGGAGGCGACTTGGCTAATCTTCCCTCCGGATCAGGAGAAGATGGTCAGGTGGTGGGAGAGAAACAAAAACTGTCTAAAACCGAAGTTCTTGAGAATTCCAATGCAGAACTTGAGGAGCAACCATCAAAGCGTGCAAAAGTGCAAGATTAG
- the LOC131000145 gene encoding LOW QUALITY PROTEIN: 60S ribosomal protein L23-like (The sequence of the model RefSeq protein was modified relative to this genomic sequence to represent the inferred CDS: deleted 1 base in 1 codon), protein MSKRGRGGTAGNKFRMSLGLPVAATVNCADNTGAKNLYIISVKGIKGRLNRLPSACVGDMVMATVKKGKPDLRKKVMPAVIVRQRKPWRRKDGVFMYFEDNAGVIVNPKGEMKGSAITGPIGKECADLWPRIASAANAIV, encoded by the exons ATGTCGAAGCGAG GACGCGGAGGAACGGCGGGTAATAAGTTCAGGATGTCGCTGGGTCTGCCGGTGGCGGCGACGGTGAACTGTGCCGACAACACCGGCGCGAAGAACCTGTACATTATATCA GTGAAGGGAATCAAGGGTCGCCTCAACAGGCTCCCGTCTGCCTGCGTCGGCGACATGGTCATGGCCACCGTTAAGAAGGGGAAACCTGATCTACGTAAGAAGGTCATGCCCGCCGTCATCGTCCGCCAGCGCAAGCCCTGGCGCCGAAAGGACGGTGTTTTCATGTATTTCGAAG ACAATGCTGGGGTTATTGTCAATCCCAAGGGTGAGATGAAAG gcTCTGCCATTACTGGTCCTATCGGTAAGGAATGCGCTGATCTTTGGCCTAGGATTGCCAGCGCTGCCAATGCTATTGTCTAG
- the LOC131000066 gene encoding aspartate carbamoyltransferase 1, chloroplastic-like: MASSFILSTCTLNGSVLAPKASKTNAESVCNHLNGSFKLTYRSLSISASADTPHSSAFPNRKAFDWKQGNLPLRSAVKCRALNVETQPLFSLGSKFQLEDVIEAQQFDRDTLSAIFDVALEMEKIEKNSTGSNLLQGYLMATLFYEPSTRTRLSFESAMKRLGGEVLTTENAREFSSAAKGETLEDTIRTVEGYTDIIVMRHFESGAARRAAATANIPVINAGDGPGQHPTQALLDVYTIQREIGKLDGIKVGLVGDLAYGRTVRSLAYLLAKYKDVKVYFVSPEVVKMKDDIKDYLTSKEVEWEESADLMEVASKCDVVYQTRIQRERFGERIDLYEEARGKYIVDQNVMDVMQKHAVVMHPLPRLDEITVEVDADPRAAYFRQAKNGLYIRMALLKLLLLGW; encoded by the exons ATGGCATCATCTTTCATATTGTCCACTTGCACCTTAAATGGGAGTGTACTTGCTCCTAAGGCTTCGAAGACCAATGCTGAGTCTGTTTGCAATCATCTGAATGGTAGCTTTAAACTAACATATAGATCTCTGTCCATATCTGCATCTGCCGACACACCACATTCATCGGCTTTCCCAAATCGGAAAGCATTTGACTGGAAACAAGGAAACTTGCCTTTGAGGAGTGCAGTCAAATGCAGAGCGCTGAATGTTGAGACACAGCCTTTATTTTCACTGGGGAGTAAATTTCAACTCGAAGATGTTATTGAAGCTCAACAGTTTGACAGAGATACTCTCAGTGCCATATTTGACGTGGCACTGGAGATGGAGAAGATTGAGAAGAACTCAACTGGAAGCAACCTTCTTCAGGGGTATCTGATGGCAACCCTATTTTATGAGCCCTCAACCAGAACTAGGCTTTCGTTTGAGTCAGCTATGAAACGTTTGGGTGGGGAAGTATTAACTACAGAAAATGCACGAGAGTTTTCATCAGCAGCAAAAGGGGAGACACTTGAAg ATACCATAAGAACTGTTGAAGGATACACTGATATCATAGTGATGAGGCATTTTGAAAGTGGTGCTGCAAGAAGAGCTGCAGCTACAGCCAATATCCCAGTTATTAATGCTGGAGATGGTCCGGGACAGCATCCAACCCAG GCTCTCCTCGATGTATACACCATTCAAAGGGAGATAGGAAAACTTGATGGAATCAAAGTTGGGCTTGTAGGAGATCTTGCTTATGGGAGGACAGTGCGGTCACTTGCCTATTTGCTGGCCAAGTACAAAGATGTCAAAGTTTACTTTGTCTCGCCTGAAGTAGTGAAAATGAAG GATGACATAAAAGATTATCTAACCTCCAAAGAAGTTGAATGGGAAGAGAGTGCTGATTTAATGGAGGTGGCTTCTAAATGTGATGTTGTATATCAAACCCGTATTCAGCGAGAGAGGTTTGGAGAAAGAATCGATCTTTATGAAGAAGCTAGAGGCAAGTACATTGTGGATCAGAATGTAATGGATGTGATGCAGAAACATGCAGTTGTAATGCATCCTCTGCCACGGCTTGATGAG ATAACTGTTGAAGTTGATGCTGATCCAAGGGCTGCCTACTTCAGACAAGCAAAGAATGGCCTATACATTCGTATGGCCCTTTTAAAGCTTTTGCTTCTTGGTTGGTAA
- the LOC131000043 gene encoding protein PHOSPHATE STARVATION RESPONSE 1-like isoform X1, with translation MGTKPALSVQTPSAGQLVNCGASGALSSSLSVLSTPQEGNYPNFSDSHQSSLERRVFIQHPPPVISPLPSNNGVAGHMFSSSSGFSSNLHFSSVPQQDKHPTQSPFISQSTNSGSANLVQHSPGSGFLQSTASSNSNKDDMNAWSTDALPDFFDFQNSQPDDSKKISAGVLSDLGKSGEWQDWADDLITDNDPLTSDWNEILADASTVDPELKLLRQISNQSTCMPTQPHVSQQPLATHIETSSAAGHSSSANSAQAKQRMRWTPELHEAFVEAVNKLGGSERATPKGVLKIMKVESLTIYHVKSHLQKYRTARFKPDSTEESLERKTTSIEELSSLDLKTGIEITEALRLQMEVQKRLHEQLEIQRNLQLRIEEQGKYLQMMFEKQCKSGPEWVKGASSASEDPFKELKDAYQNSPTKDNSGVEADKSSTGGDLANLPSGSGEDGQVVGEKQKLSKTEVLENSNAELEEQPSKRAKVQD, from the exons ATGGGAACAAAACCAGCTTTATCTGTTCAAACACCAAGTGCTGGGCAACTGGTTAACTGTGGGGCATCTGGAGCTTTATCTTCTTCTTTGTCTGTGCTTTCGACTCCTCAAGAGGGAAACTACCCCAACTTTTCAGACTCCCATCAGAGTTCCTTGGAGAGGAGGGTATTCATTCAGCATCCTCCACCTGTCATTTCACCATTGCCTTCCAACAACGGGGTTGCTGGACATATGTTTTCTTCATCTTCAGGATTTTCTAGTAACCTTCATTTTTCATCTGTTCCCCAACAAGACAAACATCCAACACAATCCCCTTTCATTTCTCAATCAACAAATAGTGGCTCTGCCAATTTAGTGCAGCATTCTCCTGGCTCTGGATTTCTCCAATCGACCGCATCAAGCAACTCTAACAAAGATGATATGAACGCTTGGAGTACAGATGCTCTACCTGACTTTTTTGATTTTCAGAATAGTCAACCTGATGATAGTAAAAAAATTTCTGCTGGGGTACTGTCCGATCTTGGTAAATCAGGTGAGTGGCAAGATTGGGCTGATGATCTCATTACTGATAATGATCCTTTGACTTCTGATTGGAATGAGATTCTTGCTGATGCAAGTACTGTGGATCCAGAGCTAAAG TTATTGCGTCAAATATCAAATCAGTCAACATGTATGCCAACACAACCCCATGTATCCCAGCAGCCTCTTGCTACACATATAGAAACTAGCAGCGCGGCTGGGCATTCATCCTCCGCAAACTCCGCTCAAGCCAAGCAGCGTATGCGTTGGACTCCCGAACTTCATGAGGCCTTTGTGGAGGCAGTCAACAAACTTGGTGGAAGTGAAA GGGCTACTCCCAAGGGTGTCCTGAAAATAATGAAAGTTGAGAGCTTGACAATCTATCATGTTAAAAGCCATCTGCAG AAGTACCGTACAGCTAGATTTAAACCTGACAGCACAGAAG AATCTTTGGAGAGAAAAACAACTTCAATTGAAGAACTTTCATCtcttgatttaaaaac GGGTATTGAGATCACTGAAGCTCTGCGATTACAGATGGAAGTACAAAAGAGGCTACATGAACAACTTGAG ATCCAAAGAAATCTACAGCTGCGAATTGAAGAACAAGGAAAATACCTTCAGATGATGTTTGAGAAGCAGTGCAAATCAGGGCCGGAGTGGGTCAAGGGGGCTTCATCTGCCAGCGAGGACCCTTTCAAAGAGCTAAAGGATGCATATCAAAATTCACCTACTAAAGATAATTCAGGAGTTGAAGCTGATAAAAGTAGTACGGGAGGCGACTTGGCTAATCTTCCCTCCGGATCAGGAGAAGATGGTCAGGTGGTGGGAGAGAAACAAAAACTGTCTAAAACCGAAGTTCTTGAGAATTCCAATGCAGAACTTGAGGAGCAACCATCAAAGCGTGCAAAAGTGCAAGATTAG